In a single window of the Chondrocystis sp. NIES-4102 genome:
- the ddl gene encoding D-alanyl-alanine synthetase A: MAKQKVGLLFGGCSGEHEVSITSARAIASALQQGDNQAKYDVLPVYIDKNGTWQASNLAQQVLESGKPLLPQTTTVDNHQNNLAVTGFSSLTSVGQNFSYSEIDVWFPILHGPNGEDGTVQGLLSLMKVPFVGSGVLGSALGMDKIAMKMAFTQAGLPQVKYVAVNRSQVYSNPCVFPKLCDDIEAQLDYPCFVKPANLGSSVGIAKVRSRSELEEALDNAASYDRRIVVEAGVKAREVECAVLGNDHPQASIVGEITFDSDFYDYETKYTEGLAQLHIPADLPADIIDQIQAMAIKAFLAVDAAGLARVDFFYVEETGEVLINEINTIPGFTSTSMYPRLWGATGIDFPQLVDRLIKLALERYQEQMN; the protein is encoded by the coding sequence ATGGCAAAACAAAAAGTCGGTTTATTATTTGGTGGTTGCTCAGGAGAACATGAAGTATCAATTACTTCTGCAAGAGCGATCGCTTCTGCTTTGCAACAAGGAGATAATCAAGCTAAATATGATGTTTTACCCGTATATATAGATAAAAATGGTACATGGCAAGCTAGTAATTTGGCTCAACAAGTTCTAGAATCAGGAAAGCCTTTACTACCTCAAACAACTACAGTTGATAATCACCAAAATAATCTCGCTGTTACAGGTTTCTCTTCCTTAACTTCTGTAGGACAAAATTTTAGCTATTCTGAAATTGATGTTTGGTTTCCCATTTTACACGGCCCAAACGGCGAAGATGGTACAGTTCAAGGTTTATTAAGTTTAATGAAAGTTCCCTTTGTGGGTTCGGGTGTACTAGGTTCAGCCTTGGGTATGGATAAAATTGCTATGAAAATGGCATTTACCCAAGCAGGTTTACCTCAAGTAAAATATGTTGCGGTGAATCGATCGCAAGTGTATTCTAACCCCTGTGTTTTTCCTAAACTTTGTGATGATATTGAGGCGCAGTTGGATTATCCTTGTTTCGTTAAACCTGCTAACCTAGGTTCATCAGTTGGTATTGCTAAAGTGCGATCGCGCTCTGAATTGGAAGAAGCATTGGATAATGCTGCAAGTTATGATCGTCGTATTGTTGTAGAGGCTGGAGTTAAAGCTAGAGAAGTTGAATGTGCTGTATTAGGTAATGATCATCCTCAAGCTTCGATAGTGGGAGAGATTACCTTTGATAGTGATTTTTATGATTATGAAACTAAATATACTGAAGGATTAGCTCAATTACATATTCCTGCGGATTTACCTGCTGATATTATTGATCAGATTCAAGCAATGGCAATTAAAGCTTTTCTTGCGGTAGATGCAGCAGGGCTTGCGAGGGTTGATTTCTTTTATGTTGAAGAGACAGGGGAAGTCTTAATTAATGAGATTAACACTATCCCTGGTTTTACTTCTACTAGTATGTATCCTCGTCTTTGGGGAGCAACTGGTATAGATTTTCCGCAACTAGTTGATCGCTTAATTAAACTGGCTTTAGAAAGATATCAAGAACAAATGAACTAA
- a CDS encoding putative creatininase, whose amino-acid sequence MMHGFIPPQRYFPYLSWKAIEQMPSKENVVIIQPIGAIEQHGPHLPVAVDSAISLGVLGKALSQLDSDIPAYALPCLYYGKSNEHSGFPGTITLSATTLLAVIQEMAISIYRSGFRKLVLMNSHGGQPQIMEIAARDIHQEHPDFSVFPLFTWRVPHIVGDLLTKEEQEYGIHAGDAETSLLLSLLPEQVNMSEAVKEYPQGLPVDSLLDMEGKLPFAWLTKELSKSGVMGDATVATKEKGDRILESLAEGWVRTIRDIYRFQQPVINY is encoded by the coding sequence ATGATGCACGGCTTTATTCCTCCTCAACGCTATTTTCCCTATTTATCTTGGAAAGCAATAGAGCAAATGCCGAGTAAAGAGAATGTAGTGATTATCCAACCAATTGGCGCAATTGAGCAACATGGCCCTCATTTACCTGTCGCCGTAGACTCAGCAATTAGCTTAGGAGTTTTGGGCAAAGCATTATCACAATTAGATTCTGATATTCCAGCTTATGCTCTACCTTGTTTATATTATGGTAAATCAAATGAACATTCTGGTTTTCCTGGAACTATTACCCTTAGTGCCACAACTCTTTTAGCAGTAATTCAAGAGATGGCAATTAGTATCTATCGTTCAGGTTTTCGTAAGCTAGTACTAATGAACTCCCACGGTGGACAACCACAAATCATGGAGATAGCTGCTAGAGATATCCATCAAGAGCATCCTGATTTTTCTGTCTTCCCTTTATTTACTTGGCGTGTACCTCATATTGTTGGCGACTTATTAACAAAAGAGGAACAAGAATATGGTATTCATGCGGGAGATGCAGAAACTAGCTTGTTGCTATCTTTACTACCAGAACAAGTTAACATGAGTGAGGCTGTGAAGGAATATCCCCAAGGTTTACCCGTTGATAGTTTATTGGATATGGAAGGAAAATTACCTTTTGCTTGGTTAACTAAAGAATTGAGTAAAAGTGGTGTGATGGGAGATGCTACTGTTGCAACAAAGGAGAAAGGCGATCGCATTTTAGAATCTCTTGCTGAAGGTTGGGTTAGAACTATTCGAGATATTTATAGATTTCAACAACCTGTTATTAATTATTAG
- the ilvN gene encoding acetolactate synthase small subunit, whose product MIKHTISVLVEDEAGVLTRIAGLFARRGFNIESLAVGPAEQLGISRITMVVPGDEQIVEQLIKQLYKLISVLKVQDISQQPCVERELMLIKVNATASSRAEVIQLAQIFRARIVDLSEETLTIEVVGDPGKIVAIIQMLNKFGIREIARTGKIALIRESKVNTEYLKSLEAKITL is encoded by the coding sequence ATGATCAAGCACACTATTTCCGTTTTAGTGGAAGACGAGGCAGGAGTTTTAACGCGCATTGCTGGTTTATTCGCCCGTCGTGGATTTAATATTGAAAGTTTAGCAGTCGGCCCTGCTGAACAGTTAGGTATCTCGCGTATTACTATGGTTGTACCAGGAGATGAACAAATTGTTGAACAGTTAATTAAACAACTGTACAAATTAATTAGTGTGTTAAAGGTACAGGATATTAGTCAGCAACCGTGTGTAGAAAGGGAATTAATGCTGATTAAAGTTAATGCTACTGCTTCTAGTCGGGCGGAAGTAATTCAATTGGCACAAATTTTTCGCGCTCGAATTGTCGATCTTTCGGAAGAAACTCTTACCATTGAGGTGGTAGGTGATCCAGGTAAAATTGTAGCAATTATTCAGATGTTAAATAAATTTGGGATTCGTGAAATTGCTCGCACTGGTAAAATTGCACTGATTAGGGAATCTAAAGTTAATACTGAGTATTTAAAATCTTTAGAAGCTAAGATTACGTTATAA
- a CDS encoding alpha/beta fold family hydrolase: MNFASSVDFIEPRQINSDAPLFVYLPGMDGTGALFQNQADGLKTHFDLRCLKIESNNYSTWQHLARDTVKLIESELSNKKNQEVYVCGESFGGCLALKTAIAAPDLVKKLILVNPASCYHQLPILGLGADIAPWLPTWVHRYSAAGLLPFLVRLNRITECDRQNLLIHMKSLPPQVISWRLSLLRDFKVTDEQLRTLNMPSLLIAGDSDGLLPSVEEAQKLVNILPNAKMTVLPLSGHACLLETEVNLEQILLEQNFITLRQLSLLECCSG, encoded by the coding sequence ATGAATTTTGCTTCTAGTGTAGATTTCATTGAACCAAGACAAATTAATTCCGATGCACCTTTATTTGTTTATTTGCCTGGAATGGATGGGACAGGTGCATTATTTCAAAATCAAGCAGATGGGTTAAAAACTCATTTTGATCTACGTTGTTTAAAAATTGAATCAAATAATTATAGTACTTGGCAGCATTTAGCTAGAGATACTGTTAAATTGATTGAATCGGAATTAAGCAATAAGAAGAATCAAGAAGTATACGTATGTGGCGAATCATTTGGAGGTTGTTTAGCCCTAAAGACAGCTATAGCAGCCCCTGATTTGGTTAAAAAACTAATTTTAGTAAATCCTGCTTCTTGTTATCATCAGTTACCAATTTTAGGTTTAGGTGCGGATATAGCCCCTTGGTTACCAACTTGGGTACATCGTTATTCTGCTGCTGGGCTACTACCTTTTTTAGTAAGACTAAATCGTATTACAGAGTGCGATCGCCAAAATCTTTTGATTCATATGAAGTCTTTACCTCCCCAGGTAATTAGTTGGCGTTTATCTCTTTTGAGAGATTTTAAGGTTACAGATGAACAACTACGCACTTTAAATATGCCTAGTTTGCTTATAGCTGGTGATTCAGATGGTCTATTACCTTCTGTAGAGGAAGCTCAAAAGCTAGTAAATATTTTACCCAACGCTAAAATGACTGTATTGCCTTTAAGTGGTCATGCTTGTTTATTAGAAACTGAAGTTAATTTAGAACAAATATTATTGGAACAAAATTTTATTACGCTCAGGCAATTATCTTTATTAGAATGTTGTAGTGGTTAA
- a CDS encoding phospholipid/glycerol acyltransferase gives MLSFTPNLIAQSLISGLNLDFTVCHSDRIPQDLPTIVISNHRSFLDAPILIKAIPYSLRIACHHYMGQTPMVREIVDSLGCIPLAEAKQRQKHFFQTASSLLTARQWIGLFPEGTRPMIEPTAPHEIGEFQRGFAHLALQMPVAELAVLPIAIASKSETIYPSIPIRWLAQFDQNEPFFKRQGLHPMLIYHDVQVLIGRPYLINTAKRQDYKGKHAKSLATDLTQYCQTEISNLLQEAIYY, from the coding sequence ATGTTATCTTTTACACCCAATTTAATTGCTCAGAGTTTGATATCAGGACTTAATCTTGATTTCACTGTATGTCATAGCGATCGCATTCCTCAAGATTTGCCCACAATTGTAATTAGCAATCATCGTAGTTTTCTTGATGCGCCGATATTAATCAAGGCTATACCCTATTCTTTACGTATTGCTTGTCATCATTATATGGGGCAAACCCCTATGGTGCGAGAAATAGTAGATTCTTTAGGCTGCATCCCTCTAGCTGAAGCTAAACAAAGACAAAAGCATTTTTTTCAAACAGCTAGTTCATTATTAACCGCTAGACAGTGGATAGGTTTATTTCCCGAAGGGACAAGACCGATGATTGAACCTACAGCACCCCATGAAATTGGAGAGTTTCAGCGTGGATTTGCTCACTTGGCTTTACAGATGCCTGTGGCTGAATTAGCTGTCTTACCGATTGCGATCGCTTCAAAATCCGAGACAATATATCCTAGTATTCCTATTCGCTGGTTGGCGCAGTTTGACCAAAATGAACCTTTTTTTAAACGTCAGGGTTTACATCCGATGTTGATTTATCATGATGTGCAAGTGCTCATCGGTCGTCCCTATTTAATTAACACTGCTAAAAGACAAGACTATAAAGGGAAACACGCTAAAAGTTTAGCTACAGATCTCACTCAATATTGCCAAACAGAAATTAGTAATTTATTACAAGAGGCAATATATTATTGA
- the metS gene encoding methionyl-tRNA synthetase yields the protein MNTSSNNHKFALTTPLYYVNDVPHIGSAYTTIVADAAARFQRLQGKSVLFITGTDEHGQKIQRTAAEQNLEPQIHCDRIVASFKSLWDKLNIKYDRFSRTTASDHQAIVNQFFDLVWQQGDIYLDRQQGWYCVACEEFKEEKDLIADHHCAIHTNRQAEWRDEENYFFRLSKYQQQLEALYESNPDFIQPVSRRNEILNFVKQGLIDFSISRLNMNWGFPIPVDEKHTIYVWFDALLGYITALLEPGQEPTLDNALSQWWPINLHLIGKDILRFHAVYWPAMLASAGLPLPEQVFGHGFLTKDGLKMGKTLGNTIDPFDLVDRYSADAVRYYFLKEIELGKDGDFNETRFINVLNADLANDLGNLLNRTLGMLNKYCQGQPPQLTSADYSLDHPLKSIGIHLGDRVTQAYEKLQFSQGCEEILMLVRSSNKYIDDSAPWSLFKQGQQAQVEQILYAVLESVRLSAYLLSPIVPDLSTKIYQQLGFDWDFNQHDGNLTTAATTFSTHCQWGKLSTNTILGKASPVFAKLDLPSEA from the coding sequence ATGAATACCTCCTCTAATAACCATAAATTTGCTTTAACTACTCCCTTATACTACGTTAATGATGTCCCTCATATTGGTAGTGCTTACACTACTATTGTGGCAGATGCAGCAGCTAGATTTCAGCGTTTACAGGGTAAATCTGTCCTATTTATTACGGGTACAGATGAACACGGACAAAAAATTCAGCGCACGGCAGCAGAACAAAATTTAGAACCCCAAATACATTGCGATCGCATTGTAGCTAGTTTTAAATCTTTGTGGGATAAACTTAACATCAAATATGATCGCTTTAGTCGTACTACTGCCTCTGATCATCAAGCAATTGTTAATCAATTTTTTGATCTTGTTTGGCAACAGGGCGATATTTATCTTGATCGTCAACAGGGTTGGTATTGTGTCGCCTGTGAAGAGTTTAAAGAGGAAAAAGATTTAATTGCCGATCATCATTGTGCTATTCATACCAATAGACAAGCAGAATGGCGTGATGAAGAAAATTATTTTTTTCGTCTCTCTAAATATCAGCAGCAGTTAGAAGCATTATATGAATCTAACCCAGATTTTATTCAACCAGTCAGTCGGCGTAATGAAATTCTTAACTTTGTTAAACAAGGTTTAATAGATTTTTCAATTTCTCGTCTGAATATGAACTGGGGTTTTCCCATACCCGTTGACGAAAAACATACTATTTATGTCTGGTTTGATGCTCTTTTAGGTTATATTACAGCCCTGTTAGAACCTGGACAAGAACCTACTTTAGATAACGCTTTATCTCAGTGGTGGCCGATTAATTTACATTTAATAGGTAAAGATATATTACGTTTTCATGCAGTTTATTGGCCAGCTATGTTAGCTTCTGCTGGTTTACCCTTACCAGAACAAGTATTTGGTCATGGTTTTTTAACTAAAGATGGACTCAAAATGGGTAAAACTTTAGGTAACACTATCGATCCTTTTGATTTAGTAGATAGATATAGTGCAGATGCTGTACGCTATTACTTTTTAAAAGAAATTGAACTGGGTAAGGATGGCGATTTTAATGAAACTCGTTTTATTAATGTGCTTAATGCCGATTTAGCCAATGATTTAGGTAATTTGCTTAACCGTACCCTGGGAATGCTAAATAAGTATTGTCAAGGACAGCCACCGCAATTAACTAGTGCTGATTACAGTTTAGACCATCCACTAAAAAGTATTGGTATTCATCTGGGCGATCGCGTAACTCAAGCTTATGAAAAACTGCAATTTAGTCAAGGTTGTGAAGAAATATTGATGCTAGTGCGCTCAAGCAATAAATATATTGATGACAGTGCGCCCTGGAGTTTATTTAAACAAGGACAACAAGCCCAAGTAGAACAAATTTTATATGCTGTTTTAGAGTCGGTGCGTTTATCTGCCTATTTGTTATCGCCCATTGTCCCAGATCTTAGTACTAAAATTTATCAGCAATTAGGGTTTGATTGGGATTTTAAT